A region from the Aegilops tauschii subsp. strangulata cultivar AL8/78 chromosome 5, Aet v6.0, whole genome shotgun sequence genome encodes:
- the LOC109767023 gene encoding uncharacterized protein isoform X2, whose amino-acid sequence MAGGPIQLWNEWATQILVLLSLALQIFLFLFARTRRRGPSSVLKILLWLAYLMADSTAVYTLGHLSISGSPHEQKLAVFWAPFLLVHLGGQDTITAYALEDNQLWSRHLLNLGVQAFGVAYVLYKHITEIPTSLGLATGLMFVIGLIKYGERIWALKCATLNNILSSVREAQYLPSYYRELPSQGVRAEERDEEEIMLYAQGMLPLCKGAMAGFPVTLMRMPRVLSGIVNSLKLVEMELSLMYDILYTKAAVIHNWYGYCIHIFLPLATIAASVLFHLNGNKNSYSRVDVAITYILLVSAFLLDMVSVLCIFGSTWTCNFLLTRGWSRLGLIVLSLRRHVKASRVRRWSGSIGQFNLLRFCSRDKTKLSIRVAKMLGLENWWNKLHYPENVVIPEDAKELVLQLLWQAVKEIHDPGAKDETQFPPVEKPMVRGLVDSIQVGFCPESYEATP is encoded by the exons ATGGCTGGCGGGCCGATTCAGCTCTGGAATGAGTGGGCAACCCAGATCCTCGTCCTCCTCAGCTTGGCACTGCAGATTTTCCTCTTTCTATTCGCTAGGACTCGTCGACGTGGACCCTCCAGCGTGCTCAAGATCCTCCTTTGGTTGGCATACCTCATGGCTGACTCCACTGCTGTCTACACTCTCGGCCATCTCTCCATCAGCGGTTCGCCGCATGAGCAGAAGCTCGCGGTATTCTGGGCGCCCTTCCTCCTGGTCCATCTTGGTGGCCAGGATACCATCACCGCCTATGCCCTCGAAGACAACCAGCTTTGGTCGCGCCACCTGCTAAATCTAGGGGTCCAAGCCTTTGGGGTTGCTTATGTCCTCTATAAGCATATCACTGAGATCCCCACCTCACTGGGATTGGCTACCGGCTTGATGTTTGTCATTGGCCTCATCAAGTATGGGGAGAGGATATGGGCCCTCAAGTGCGCCACCCTGAACAACATCCTGAGCTCTGTTAGGGAAGCTCAGTATCTCCCTTCTTACTACAGAGAGCTTCCTTCCCAGGGAGTGAGGGCAGAAGAGCGAGATGAAGAAGAAATCATGTTGTATGCACAAGGCATGCTCCCTCTTTGCAAGGGTGCTATGGCCGGTTTTCCTGTTACTTTAATGCGGATGCCTAGAGTTCTGAGTGGTATAGTCAATTCTCTCAAGCTGGTGGAGATGGAGCTCTCTCTCATGTATGACATCCTCTACACGAAGGCTGCGGTGATCCACAACTGGTATGGCTACTGCATCCATATATTCTTGCCGCTCGCGACTATCGCCGCATCCGTACTGTTCCATTTAAATGGTAATAAAAATAGTTACAGTAGAGTCGATGTTGCTATCACTTACATCTTGTTGGTCAGTGCCTTCCTCCTGGACATGGTGTCAGTGTTGTGCATTTTTGGGTCGACCTGGACATGTAATTTCTTGTTGACTAGAGGCTGGAGTAGGCTAGGTCTTATCGTCCTGTCTCTTCGCCGGCATGTCAAGGCTTCTAGAGTTAGAAGGTGGTCAGGCTCTATTGGCCAATTTAACTTGTTGCGTTTCTGCTCTCGTGACAAGACCAAGCTAAGCATCAGAGTGGCCAAGATGTTGGGGCTCGAGAATTGGTGGAATAAACTGCATTATCCAGAGAATGTAGTGATTCCAGAAGATGCCAAGGAGTTGGTGCTCCAACTTTTGTGGCAAGCAGTGAAGGAGATTCATGACCCGGGAGCAAAGGATGAGACCCAGTTCCCACCTGTGGAGAAACCAATGGTGAGGGGGCTAGTCGATAGCATACAAGTGGGATTTTGTCCTGAATCATACGAAG CAACACCCTGA
- the LOC109767023 gene encoding uncharacterized protein isoform X1 — MAGGPIQLWNEWATQILVLLSLALQIFLFLFARTRRRGPSSVLKILLWLAYLMADSTAVYTLGHLSISGSPHEQKLAVFWAPFLLVHLGGQDTITAYALEDNQLWSRHLLNLGVQAFGVAYVLYKHITEIPTSLGLATGLMFVIGLIKYGERIWALKCATLNNILSSVREAQYLPSYYRELPSQGVRAEERDEEEIMLYAQGMLPLCKGAMAGFPVTLMRMPRVLSGIVNSLKLVEMELSLMYDILYTKAAVIHNWYGYCIHIFLPLATIAASVLFHLNGNKNSYSRVDVAITYILLVSAFLLDMVSVLCIFGSTWTCNFLLTRGWSRLGLIVLSLRRHVKASRVRRWSGSIGQFNLLRFCSRDKTKLSIRVAKMLGLENWWNKLHYPENVVIPEDAKELVLQLLWQAVKEIHDPGAKDETQFPPVEKPMVRGLVDSIQVGFCPESYEGTARRRTKLAEALGFGADFQEAVLTWHVFTDVFLLCSNTLKNKDATTSTYLKAIKVLSNYMVFLIAIRPDMMPGLELCSLYEATRDALDRVWSTFHGREMLHGREMLAHTLHSGEASVLPGMECVPLLRGALYARLLIKVVGSTEVVYLICPKRWRSSWIHGCVFSSSRLSNAAEMPMPDRSTMAASSQPLSGSWKNTLRSFLRHIQMAISGFLPLMPSCESRSSEDPESEEIPLREQFRMAWFTRKKIVKHGSMVLLSAVE, encoded by the exons ATGGCTGGCGGGCCGATTCAGCTCTGGAATGAGTGGGCAACCCAGATCCTCGTCCTCCTCAGCTTGGCACTGCAGATTTTCCTCTTTCTATTCGCTAGGACTCGTCGACGTGGACCCTCCAGCGTGCTCAAGATCCTCCTTTGGTTGGCATACCTCATGGCTGACTCCACTGCTGTCTACACTCTCGGCCATCTCTCCATCAGCGGTTCGCCGCATGAGCAGAAGCTCGCGGTATTCTGGGCGCCCTTCCTCCTGGTCCATCTTGGTGGCCAGGATACCATCACCGCCTATGCCCTCGAAGACAACCAGCTTTGGTCGCGCCACCTGCTAAATCTAGGGGTCCAAGCCTTTGGGGTTGCTTATGTCCTCTATAAGCATATCACTGAGATCCCCACCTCACTGGGATTGGCTACCGGCTTGATGTTTGTCATTGGCCTCATCAAGTATGGGGAGAGGATATGGGCCCTCAAGTGCGCCACCCTGAACAACATCCTGAGCTCTGTTAGGGAAGCTCAGTATCTCCCTTCTTACTACAGAGAGCTTCCTTCCCAGGGAGTGAGGGCAGAAGAGCGAGATGAAGAAGAAATCATGTTGTATGCACAAGGCATGCTCCCTCTTTGCAAGGGTGCTATGGCCGGTTTTCCTGTTACTTTAATGCGGATGCCTAGAGTTCTGAGTGGTATAGTCAATTCTCTCAAGCTGGTGGAGATGGAGCTCTCTCTCATGTATGACATCCTCTACACGAAGGCTGCGGTGATCCACAACTGGTATGGCTACTGCATCCATATATTCTTGCCGCTCGCGACTATCGCCGCATCCGTACTGTTCCATTTAAATGGTAATAAAAATAGTTACAGTAGAGTCGATGTTGCTATCACTTACATCTTGTTGGTCAGTGCCTTCCTCCTGGACATGGTGTCAGTGTTGTGCATTTTTGGGTCGACCTGGACATGTAATTTCTTGTTGACTAGAGGCTGGAGTAGGCTAGGTCTTATCGTCCTGTCTCTTCGCCGGCATGTCAAGGCTTCTAGAGTTAGAAGGTGGTCAGGCTCTATTGGCCAATTTAACTTGTTGCGTTTCTGCTCTCGTGACAAGACCAAGCTAAGCATCAGAGTGGCCAAGATGTTGGGGCTCGAGAATTGGTGGAATAAACTGCATTATCCAGAGAATGTAGTGATTCCAGAAGATGCCAAGGAGTTGGTGCTCCAACTTTTGTGGCAAGCAGTGAAGGAGATTCATGACCCGGGAGCAAAGGATGAGACCCAGTTCCCACCTGTGGAGAAACCAATGGTGAGGGGGCTAGTCGATAGCATACAAGTGGGATTTTGTCCTGAATCATACGAAGGTACTGCCAGGAGGCGTACGAAATTAGCCGAGGCTCTGGGCTTCGGTGCTGATTTCCAAGAGGCGGTCCTTACCTGGCACGTCTTTACCGATGTTTTCCTCTTGTGCAGCAACACCCTGAAGAACAAGGATGCAACAACATCCACATATCTGAAGGCGATCAAGGTGCTGTCAAATTACATGGTTTTCCTTATTGCTATACGCCCCGATATGATGCCTGGCCTCGAGCTATGCAGCCTGTACGAAGCAACTCGTGATGCTTTGGATCGAGTATGGAGTACATTTCATGGCCGGGAGATGCTTCATGGCCGGGAGATGCTTGCCCACACCCTGCACTCTGGTGAGGCCAGTGTTCTGCCTGGAATGGAATGCGTCCCTCTCCTGCGTGGAGCTTTGTATGCCCGGCTGCTGATAAAGGTGGTAGGTAGTACAG AAGTGGTGTATTTGATATGCCCAAAGCGTTGGCGCTCATCTTGGATACATGGGTGCGTCTTCTCGTCCTCGCGTCTGTCCAATGCAGCAGAGATGCCCATGCCAGACAGATCAACCATGGCGGCGAGCTCACAACCGTTGTCTGGCTCATGGAAGAACACGCTGCGCTCTTTTTTACGCCACATCCAGATGGCCATAAGTGGCTTCCTCCCACTTATGCCTTCGTGTGAATCCCGTTCATCGGAAGATCCAGAAAGTGAGGAAATTCCCCTCAGAGAGCAATTTCGCATGGCGTGGTTCACGAGGAAAAAAATAGTAAAACATG